ctcccttctccagcaTCAGCAAGAGGCAAAATACGCTAAAGGCCACAGATCAGCTTCTGTAATTCCATGTAATAGAGAGCGTTCCTGAGGCAGAGATGTTCTCTGGCCACTACTTAATCTTGTTTCTGATAGCCAAAAGATCTGAGGAGGACAGAGTGGTGTTGGACTTAAAGCACCTGAACAAGTTCAGAAGAAagaccagatttaagatggagaCTTTGAAGTCCATAGCAGTGGCCATCTGCCAAGGGAATTACTTTATATCAATTGATTTGAAGACCTATCTTCATGTGCCAATCCACTGGAAGCACAAGAGATTTCTGTGATTCGCTCATGGGACCAATAAGGTTCCATACAAAGCACTGCCTTTCAGACTGTCATCCTCACGAGTGTTCATAAAAGTCCTCATTGTTCTGTTGGCTTTTCTCAGGCAAAAGGGGACACAGGAATACTCTTTCCTGGATGACATTCTAGGCAGAGCCCTGGCCAAGGAGGGGTCCACTTGAGCAACTTAGCCAATGATCCAAACATTGCAACAGCATGAATTTATTGTCAATTTCTAAGCGTGATCTTCAACCATCTCAGCACCGAGTCCATCTTGGAGTGTTGACAGATTTTGTGGGCTTTGTGTGTCAATCAGCCATAAGACAGGACAAGATCAGATCAGCAATTACTCTCATGATGAGGTGCCTGAGGACGTCGGAACACTCATGAGAATGCCCACAAAGAATGATCAGGTCCTGCACAAGGATAGTTCCTTGGGAAAGAATGCACATGAGGATTCTTGAGTTTCCTGTTATCCCTTCCCTGccatttgctgattttttttcaatctctGAAAGTGAACattcagtcatagaatcatagaagattagagttggaagagacctcaggtcgTCATCTAATCCACCCCcctggctcaaagcaggaccaaccccaactaaatcatcccagccagggctctgtcaatcCAGGCCTtataaacctctaaggatggagattccaccacctccctagggaacccattccagtgcttcaccaccctcctagtgaaatagtttttcctaatatccaacctagacctcccgcactgcaacttgagaccattgctccttgttctgtcatctgccatctgagaacagcctagctccatcctctttggaaccccccttcaggtagttgaaggctactatcaaatctgccctcactcttttcttctgcagactaaataagcccagttccctcagcctcttctcataagtcatgtgccccctaattatttttgttgccctccgctggactgtctccaatttatccacatcctttctgtagtgggggggcccaaaactggatgcaatactcagatgtagcctcaccagtgccaaatacaggggaATAAATCACTtaccttgatctgctggcaatgttcctactaatgcagcccaatatagcattagccttcttggcaacaagggtacactgttgactcacatccagtttctcatccattgtaattcccaggtccttttctgcagacctgccgcttagccagtcggtccccagcctctagcagtgcatgggattcttttgtcctaagtgcaggactctgcacttgtccttgttgaacctcatcagattccttttggcccaatcctccaatttgtctaggtcactctggaccctatccctaccctccagtgtatctacctctcccccccagcttagtgccCTCTGCAAACTTGtcgagggagggatagctcagtggtttgagcattggcgtgctaaacccagggttgtgagctcaatccttgagggggccacttagggatctggggcaaaaatcagtacttggtcctgctagtgaaggcagggggctggactctatgacctttcagggtcccttccagctctatgagataggtatgtctccatatattatttattattagggtgcaatccatcctatCATCCATGTTTTTGACATTGACTCACCTTGGGGGCCCCCTTGGCTTCCCATCTGGGAAGATTCTCACCTACCTGATGCCTACCTGGCTGTGAAGCTTGCATACATGTAATTAATCTTGACTTCTTTAAGACagttgcatgacattttgattttaaaaaatagcattaTAGAATATCAGTAGTGCACACGTtacatggattaagaactggctgacTGACAGATATCTAAATGTAATTGTCACTGAGGAATCATGATTGaacgggaggtggggggggaggtttgaGGTAAATCTTCAGTGGTGTCCTGCAGATATCACTTCTAGGCCTgacattatttaacattttcatcaatgatctgtaagtaaatataaaatcactgcagataaaatttgtggatgacacaaaaatCTGTGAAGTGATAAACAATGACATGGCAGTCGTACAGAATGATCTGGATCGCTTAGtaaactgggcccattcaaacaaaatgattCTTAATACAGCCAAAGGCAACTTTATACATCTGCGAACAAGGAGTGCAGGCCATACCTACTGAatgggactgtatcctggaaagcactgACTCGGAGAAGTATTTAGGGGTCATAGGGAAGCAGCTCAAGATGAGCCCCCAGTCTGACGCactggcaaaaagggctaatatgaTCCATGAACATATAAACTGAGGAATAATGAGTAGTAGagatttttacctctgtatatggcattggtgagaccagcACAAGAatattgtccagttctggtgtccatattatttaaaatgttgaaaaatcagaGTGTGCAGTAAAGAGCCACAAAAACTATATAAGGGCTGGAGACGTACAGATCTTTTACAGTGAGACTTAAATAGCTCCATCTGTTTATTTTACTTCAAAGAAAATGTGAGTGGTGACTTGATTAGCATTTAACTACCTCCATAGGGAGAAAATACAGGGTGCTAAAGAGTTCTTTAGGAGAAAGGTGTAACAAGAAGTTGTCtattttctctacaccagtcattattttatagacctcaatcatatctccccttagccatctcttttccaagatgaaaattcccagtcttattaatctctcctcataaggaagcgGTTCCACaccactaataatttttgttgcccttttctgaaccttttccaattccaatatatcttttttgagatgggtagACCACacctgcacacaatattcaagatgtgtgcataccatggatttatatcgaGGCAACATATTTTCTGTCCGATTatgtatccctttcttaattattcccagcattctgttcgcttttttgactaccactgcacattgagtggatgtttgcagagaactatccacaatgactccaagatctctttgagtggtaacagctaattgaggctaggtctacactacagcgggggtccgacctaagatacgcaacttcagctacgtgaataccatagctgaagttgcgtattttaggtcggcttacctggcggtgaggacgcgggaaagtagACCGCTGCcacgctgccgccgactccgctgccgcctcttgccgaggtggatttccggagtcgacggcagagcgatcagggatcgattttaccgcgtcttcactagacgcggtaagtcgatccccgatagaccgattgctacccgccggatcggcgggtagtgaagacatagccttagaccccattattttatacgtatagttgggattatgctttccaaagtccattactttgcatttatcaacattaaatttcatctgccattttgttgcccagtcacccagttttgagagatccttttgtagctctttgcagtcggcctgggtcttaactatctttagtaattttgtataatTTTGTATGCACTAATGTGAATACtaatgtgtgtgtgcgcatgagTGCGTGAGAGAATGCATGTCTACATGATAGTGCACGTGGCTAGGTCCCTGAGAATCCATGTAAGAGAGCACATTTGCCAGCAAGTGTTAAAACAAAGCTCAAAGACAAATGCCTGAATAGCTCCCACAGAGCTGCTCTGTAAGAGCCTGAACATTTCTTGCCAACACAGTgtaagaagccagtgaacgtgctCTCACATCCTGTCCTGCAcacggggaaaggctccagcaaacATCCCTTATTTTCAGGCCACTGTAAGGAGTCAGTGCCGGAGTCATGCCCTGGACCCTTAGTGAGGCCTGCCACACCCATAATTGCACCAGACTTTATCAAAGCGAAACAAGAAGAAAATTTGGAAAACAGTTCATAAGGGAAAGCACGAGGCTCTATTAATTATCCAAATGCATAAAAGTGTTAGTGTAAAACAATCATTTCTGTTTGAACGTTAACAGTAGGATGAGCTGGAATGCAATAGGAATCTTTAGTCTCTATCCCTAAATATAAACAAAAGCTGAGACCTGCTCAAGCACTGACTGCTCTGCCTGGATTCAACAGGCTAAACAAAAAGGGAATGTAAAAGGCTGCATCACCTATTGAACTGAGGTGACTGCCACCTCCTTCCCAGTGGATGCACTAACCAGTCCTTCACTGCAGCAAGGCTGGGCGCTTTCTGCTTGGGATCTTTAGATACAGTTCTAGCCATTTTTACCTTTTCACACTTGTGGGGCTGGTCAGGTTCCCTGGATACTTCCAATGCTGAGACCAGAGATTCCCACAGCCTCTGGCAGGTGTCAGGTTCCTTTGTGATGTTTGGTCATCCTGCTCAAGGAGGACTCTGACTTgtatgtggggggaagagggggggaaggAATTCAGTGCCTGGTTGGGTTAAGATGGCAAAGGGGATGCTGAGAGATAGAAGTAGGTCATTTTTCTGAACATTCCCTTAATCTGGGACACACTCCAGAACAGTGGAAGTGGAAGTCGGAGTTCTACCAGCTCACAGCGCTGATGCAGAGGTAAGGCAGGCAGGGGAAGAGATGTTACTTTAAAGTGAAACAGTTCAAAGGCACCTGTCATCCATCAATGCCAACTACCAAATGCACATTAAGCAAAGGCATTTCCCTTCTGCCATTTCCTTAGAGCCGGCCATTattcccagctctccagctgttcACCTCAGGTACTGATAGCACTGACTATAACATTGCAGTGTCCCCCCCCATAAACTATCAGGTGAGCTGGGAGAGAGTAGAAAGTTTTGGCAATATGGATCTCATCTCAGTTAGTGAAAAGTTATTTCTACCTCCAGCTCCCCTGGGCTCTGATCATTTTCAAAACCCTTGGAGCACAAAGATTCCTGCCCAGACATGTCTGTTCCACTGACACCCAGAGTCAGGGCTAAAGCTCTGTAACACATCTGGAGGTGACAGTACTAGTGGGATTACTCTGGCACACTATTAACACAAGGTTTTGGGACCTGAGGTTACAGAACCAGCTACTTTGGGGGCACTCAGACCACATTCTCCTAGGGTGTACACTAGAAGCAATAAATGTGAACGTAACCATCCTCTTGCACCAGGACAAGGCGCCCGTCGTCGTCCACAGCAAGGACACGGGGTCTCTTCTGCCGACTTTGGTTGCTCAACACTACCTCCCCCGTCTCACCATCTGGGGAAAATTTAATCACCTTCAACTGATCGACCACAAAAATGTTACTGGACATGTCCACGCATACACTGAACGGCTTTGTCAGCAGCGAGTGTGAGGTTTTCAGCACGTTGAGGATCAGCCCAGACTTCCCAATGATGACAATCTGCTTCTTGATGAAGTCTGAGACAATGAATTCCTCCCAGTAATTGACGGCAATGAAAAGGAACTTCCCCCCATGGTAACCTGTGGGTACCACCCTGCCCACGCAGTGTCCTGAAGGGCTGTAAAGGGAGATGGAGCAGAGTGTGCCCTCACTCACGGCAATATAGGAGTCCTCATAGGAGGTGATAGCATAGGAAGACTCGGATCCTCTTAGCAGCAActtgtgcagaaacttgcccTCAAGGGTCAGGAAGAAGAGAAAGTAACCTGAAGAGCAAGCTAGGACATCTCCACAGAGTGAAATGCCACAGAAGACACCGTCTGAATCTGGCAGAGGTATTGATTGCTGAAAGTGCCCACCAGCGCTGTACTGCTTTATCTCATCGTTCTCCTGATCCAACAGGAGAATGCCACCAGCGTGAGGCAGAACAGCAATCCCTGTGACATTGGGCTTTAATTGGGAGCAGCACTGGTCTACTTCAAAAGTGCAGACACGCTTAGGCCTTTTACTGCGTCTGCTGCAACAAGAGGGGTTCTTGTTGAGAGTGTCAGGAGCACTCTCTTCAGAGCTTGGACAGGAGGCTTCTTCTGAGTCCACGGGCAAGACTGGGTCATCCTCAGACTCCTCATTGCGGGAGGCAGATGCCTCGCTATCTGGCTCAAAAACAGTTTCCATGTCTCCTTCAGGCTGTTCCCTGGGAAACACTAGACTGAAGAGTGCTGCCTCGGACAGCATTTCCGGCTGATCCCAGGCTATGGCCAATTCAGGGATTTGGCCCTCTAGTTTCTGTGGGATATATGTCTGGAGCTCCTGAATCCGATTCCTTATCATGCCCTCCAGGTGTAAGATCTCATAGTCCTTTCCCACATAGAGGACCCTTTGAGAGAACTCCCTGGTGCTGATTGCTTTATCTCTTTGGCTCTGGAGCTCCTCTTTCACCAGGCGACAACTTTCCATTTGCTGAGTTAGAAAAGCAGACAACTCGCCCAGAATGGCTTCCTTCTGGGCCTGGAGATAGTAGATAAAGTCATCCACATATCTGGTGATCCTCTCCTTTATGTTCTCTCCTGATGTTTTCAACTTATCTACTGTCTCCTCCACAGCTTTTTCCTGCTCAGAGATGCATGTTATCGTTCCTGCCAGGCTGTCAATTAGCTGCTCAACAGAAGGCCTTTCCCGCTGCACAGCATTTGCCATAGAGACCACCTTGTGCTGAAAATGGTCTAGCATACGGCAGTCCCTGCAGATGGGAGCGCTGCAGGTGTCACAGAAGAATCGCAGAGCTTCCTGCTGGTGGTCCTGGCAGCACAGCTCCTGAAGCAGCCTCATCTCAGCATCATATTCCCCAGCTAGAAACTCCTCAAGCTTCACCACCTTGTGATGAAGAGTGAGACGGGAGCAGCAATGGCCCTGAGTGCAGGACTGGCACAAGAAATCCTTGCAGTCTAGACAACGGGCAGTGGCAGTCAAGATCTTCTGGGCATCTGAGCAGACTGTGCAGGCCAAGTCCCTGTTGTGtttaatctggaataactccaggaGGCTGTTGATGAAGAAGTTGGTTTTCAGACTTGAGGCACCTCCTAGGACATCTGTTTGCAGCCGGCACTCAGGACACTGGAGGGCTCCGTCCCTCACTAGTGGTTCCAGGCAATGCTGGCAGTAACTGTGCAGACATGGAAGGATCTTCGGCACTGTGTAGAGATCATAGCAGATTTTACAGGTCAGGAAATCCTCCTTGATTAATTCTTGTAAGGACATAAAGGTTAGAGCCATTGTTCCAGCCAAACAAggcctgaaaacaaaacaaagaagagTCATAATGCACTCATCTTATTTCTACACCCATCATCTGAGTGACAGTCCTGCTGAAGGCTGCAATCCCAAGAAAAAGACAGGCTGACACATGGGAGGaacaaggagaaagagagaagcagATATATGGGTGAGAGGAGAGGGAGATAAGGTCACGGTCTGGCCTTCATCATATATCTGTCCTTGTGCATGCTTCTGTTTAGCTGGATGTGTATCTTTAGTGAGCACCTGTGGAAATTTTTGCTTCCTGACACTACACAGAAATGTTTGAATCTATTCGCCCTGAGGACATAGGCAAGAAAGAGTTGAGCATCCAGGAATTTTATCCCCAAAATTACTAAAATGTATAGTCTAGACAGACACAAGGAATGGCAGGTGAGAGAACTAGGCTAATTTAAGGAAGGATCTATCTGGGATCTGAGTTGGATCAGCTGACACACTGAAGTTCTCTAGGGCTCTGACTCAAATTACTTACTGAAGGAACTCTTATGTTTTTTATGAATTTTAGAACATACACCAAAGATTAGGCTATTACAAATTCTAACAAACCAATTATGGACAATACAATGCAATTATCATATTAAGGTCAGAAATAAGGTTCGTTATCAGCAACATTGGCATTAAATCATCAATTTAATCAAACCATCAAATTAACACAGCAAATAATCACTTTATCCCAAAACAGGAAGTTCAAGGAGTTAGGTAATTAATTTAGTTACAAACCACCAGAACTTTTACTCACACTATCAACAAAATCTTTAGTTGGGTGAATATTTCAGTATAAAGACCAAATTGACTTACGGCTATAGCACTCCCTCAGAAGCCAATTAATGCTTTCCTCCCAGAACTTCACTATAAGGTACTGGTTtctggcactgtagtgagtcggtgtggctcccctcctgcccggcagagggagcacccttgcaggcacctgaATGGGCGGAGCCtccgccgcctgttcccgccccctggaagtcaaggggcgggacaggaagtataaaggcgggccgccggagctcagtcagggCCCAGCCGCCGCAGGGAGCGGACGTGCCGCCGGGAGCTCGTGGCCGGGAGACCTCTGAGACCCGGGAccgttgccctaactggccggagctgccccgagcccactacgaggaggagccgctggagccccccccccgcacccgttattgggaggagccgtcggacctgccccgcgccaactacgaaggcgaggagcccccagagcccctccgcccctgctgttacccggaggaaccgccggagccccaggggccagatttccccgaggagctgccggacctgcccccaagccccggacGAGAGGAACCGATGCTAATGGACTGGCCTGGATCCGaggccacggacgaggtaggcccggagagggaacttggaagtagcccgggagtagccgaccccggtcaggctgcagccgCATGTGagctgatgtcagtgtgtttcagtCAGGACaacccactgaccagcagcgacacgagccactgctagggccccgggctgggacgcagtggagtgggtgggcttgcgtcccccccctgccacccccgctcacgggtggcaggttttcccctcacccaacgctcaggtgtaggaacctgagtctacctacctacctaacTGATtgtcgctcagcccctgcaccagagggcctgagctccttcactgtttgtttgctcagcccctgcaccatagggcctgggctcctaaactgctgtactgttgctcagcccctgccagagggcctgagccctgcactaactggttgtttgttccaccagtagtgagtcggtgtggctcccctcctgcccaggagggtcgagccccggcacgaaccctcTACAGGCACTTAGTGCTTTTTGCCAGTGGATGTAAAATAAAAATGGGTCCACCTCTGAAGGAGACGCTATTTCTTCAAAATCAGTACTGAATCCTGTCTTGGTGTATCATAGATATCTGGGACAACTTAAAAACAGGCAcatgaattaattttattttgattcATCACAAAATACTTAAATAACTTATGTCATGACAAAACATATGGTTAGTGTAAAAGGGTAGCAAGCCCATTTAAGGgctagaggcctggggccagccaacccTAGTTACTAGACAGGCACACCTGAGCAGGGATCAGGTGATTcccttatggggggggggaaggtgtcagACTGCAG
Above is a window of Emys orbicularis isolate rEmyOrb1 chromosome 8, rEmyOrb1.hap1, whole genome shotgun sequence DNA encoding:
- the LOC135882660 gene encoding E3 ubiquitin-protein ligase TRIM56-like; this translates as MALTFMSLQELIKEDFLTCKICYDLYTVPKILPCLHSYCQHCLEPLVRDGALQCPECRLQTDVLGGASSLKTNFFINSLLELFQIKHNRDLACTVCSDAQKILTATARCLDCKDFLCQSCTQGHCCSRLTLHHKVVKLEEFLAGEYDAEMRLLQELCCQDHQQEALRFFCDTCSAPICRDCRMLDHFQHKVVSMANAVQRERPSVEQLIDSLAGTITCISEQEKAVEETVDKLKTSGENIKERITRYVDDFIYYLQAQKEAILGELSAFLTQQMESCRLVKEELQSQRDKAISTREFSQRVLYVGKDYEILHLEGMIRNRIQELQTYIPQKLEGQIPELAIAWDQPEMLSEAALFSLVFPREQPEGDMETVFEPDSEASASRNEESEDDPVLPVDSEEASCPSSEESAPDTLNKNPSCCSRRSKRPKRVCTFEVDQCCSQLKPNVTGIAVLPHAGGILLLDQENDEIKQYSAGGHFQQSIPLPDSDGVFCGISLCGDVLACSSGYFLFFLTLEGKFLHKLLLRGSESSYAITSYEDSYIAVSEGTLCSISLYSPSGHCVGRVVPTGYHGGKFLFIAVNYWEEFIVSDFIKKQIVIIGKSGLILNVLKTSHSLLTKPFSVCVDMSSNIFVVDQLKVIKFSPDGETGEVVLSNQSRQKRPRVLAVDDDGRLVLVQEDGYVHIYCF